The following are encoded together in the Deltaproteobacteria bacterium genome:
- a CDS encoding NAD(P)(+) transhydrogenase (Re/Si-specific) subunit beta, giving the protein MIDRAIPLLYLTAAVSFILALKWLSAVPTARRGVIVGAAGMALAVAGTLLKPEIESYRWIAVAFVAGTAIGVPMAMMPMTAVPQRTALSHAFGALAAALVGTAEFYLRAPAIDRFTMGALVLEVLLGFLTFTASLMAFGKLQEILPTRPITWRNQNILNFTILGLAVASGAYLVARPDAILLFPVFGSLALVFGVMLIIPIGGADMPTVISLLNSYAGLSAAAMGFVLDNKLLIIAGALDGSSGLVLSVIMCRAMNRSFTNVLFGAFGQVQATAGAAGEQRAVRSATPEEAAGILQVASRVIVVPGYGMAVAQAQHKVRELYDALTKAGIDVRFAIHPVAGRMPGHMNVLLAEANIPYDRLVEMEEVNSDFPQADVALVIGANDVTNPAARHDRNSPIYGMPILDVDKARTVMVIKRSMSPGFAGIDNELYYMDRTLMVFGDAKAVVGNLVKEFAGGT; this is encoded by the coding sequence CACTGCCGCGGTCTCCTTCATCCTCGCCCTCAAGTGGCTCTCCGCGGTCCCAACGGCGCGCCGCGGAGTGATCGTGGGGGCGGCCGGGATGGCGCTGGCGGTCGCGGGGACGCTGCTGAAACCGGAAATCGAAAGCTACCGGTGGATCGCGGTCGCCTTCGTGGCCGGGACCGCCATCGGCGTCCCGATGGCGATGATGCCGATGACCGCGGTGCCGCAGCGGACCGCCCTCTCCCACGCCTTCGGGGCGTTGGCGGCGGCGCTGGTGGGGACGGCCGAATTCTACCTGCGGGCGCCCGCCATCGACCGCTTCACCATGGGGGCGCTGGTCCTCGAAGTGCTGCTGGGGTTTCTCACCTTCACCGCCTCGCTGATGGCGTTCGGAAAGCTCCAGGAGATCCTCCCCACCCGCCCCATCACGTGGCGGAACCAGAACATCCTCAATTTCACGATCCTCGGGCTCGCGGTGGCGTCGGGGGCATACCTCGTCGCCCGCCCGGACGCGATCCTGTTGTTCCCTGTTTTCGGGAGCCTCGCGCTCGTGTTCGGTGTGATGCTCATCATCCCGATCGGCGGCGCGGATATGCCGACGGTGATCTCCCTCCTCAACTCCTACGCGGGCCTGTCGGCGGCGGCCATGGGGTTCGTGCTCGACAACAAGCTGCTGATCATCGCCGGCGCGCTCGACGGCTCCTCCGGCCTCGTCCTGTCGGTGATCATGTGCCGCGCGATGAACCGGTCGTTCACCAACGTCCTGTTCGGCGCGTTCGGGCAAGTCCAGGCGACGGCCGGGGCCGCGGGGGAACAACGCGCGGTGCGAAGCGCCACGCCGGAAGAGGCCGCGGGAATTCTGCAGGTGGCGAGCCGCGTGATCGTCGTCCCCGGCTACGGCATGGCCGTCGCCCAGGCGCAGCACAAGGTCCGGGAGCTGTACGACGCGCTGACGAAGGCGGGCATCGACGTGCGGTTCGCCATCCACCCGGTGGCGGGACGGATGCCGGGTCACATGAACGTGCTCCTCGCCGAGGCGAACATACCGTACGACCGGCTGGTCGAGATGGAGGAGGTGAACTCCGACTTCCCGCAGGCCGACGTGGCCTTGGTGATCGGCGCCAACGACGTCACGAACCCCGCGGCGCGCCACGACAGGAACAGTCCGATCTACGGGATGCCGATCCTCGACGTGGACAAGGCGCGCACGGTGATGGTGATCAAGCGGAGCATGAGCCCGGGGTTCGCGGGGATCGACAACGAGCTGT